One stretch of Desulfatibacillum aliphaticivorans DSM 15576 DNA includes these proteins:
- a CDS encoding alpha/beta fold hydrolase, whose amino-acid sequence MPVKPINSIRFNTRCTGEGPAFIWGHGLMGSMKSEDLIDLFQWEAFPETNRLIRYDARGHGETQPTFFPEDYHWKQLAKDMLAVAESYGETRVIAGGQSMGCATAIYSACIAPEKIKGLILVNPPTAWETRAEQGKLYNKMAAMGWLFGGGMLARMMRNKLSRLLPQWLIDAEEGKVEGALEGMKSLKRKTLYNLFTGAALTDFPSRDTIENIQAPCLILGWIGDPTHPVETAEELHRLLPDSELVIANGYSDFKKWPELMRDFVKNNHK is encoded by the coding sequence ATGCCAGTCAAACCTATTAACAGCATCCGCTTCAATACACGTTGCACCGGCGAAGGGCCGGCTTTTATCTGGGGGCATGGGCTCATGGGCAGCATGAAAAGCGAGGATCTTATTGATCTGTTCCAATGGGAGGCATTTCCTGAGACAAACCGGTTGATCCGGTATGATGCCAGGGGACACGGGGAAACCCAGCCCACGTTTTTTCCTGAAGACTATCACTGGAAACAACTGGCAAAAGACATGCTGGCAGTGGCCGAAAGCTATGGTGAAACCAGGGTCATTGCCGGCGGCCAGTCCATGGGCTGCGCCACGGCGATTTATTCCGCCTGTATTGCTCCGGAAAAAATAAAAGGCCTGATTCTGGTTAATCCGCCTACTGCCTGGGAAACCCGGGCGGAACAAGGTAAACTTTACAATAAAATGGCAGCGATGGGGTGGCTGTTCGGCGGAGGGATGCTGGCCCGGATGATGCGTAACAAACTGTCCCGCCTGCTTCCCCAATGGCTGATCGACGCCGAAGAGGGCAAGGTTGAAGGCGCACTTGAAGGCATGAAATCCTTGAAAAGAAAAACCCTTTACAACCTGTTCACGGGCGCGGCCCTGACCGATTTTCCTTCCCGGGATACGATTGAAAATATCCAGGCCCCCTGCTTGATCCTTGGATGGATTGGAGACCCCACGCATCCGGTGGAAACAGCGGAAGAGCTTCACCGGCTGCTGCCTGATTCAGAACTCGTGATTGCCAATGGGTACTCCGATTTTAAGAAATGGCCTGAACTGATGCGTGATTTTGTAAAAAATAACCATAAATAA
- a CDS encoding zinc-dependent alcohol dehydrogenase, which translates to MKALQFNVTPPGFIAAKAIKPIFGNNVYFKGPFKTVRLVEIPEPAAPAGQWVKLKTIFCGFCGSDLNLMMLHDSPTASPFSSFPCIIGHEVVGRIVEKGPEATQFELGDVVTVNPGLGCTVRKLSPQCAVCAAGRSLNCENSAKGGLPPGMFTGLNSGVTGGFAPFIRAHESQLFKVPDSLGMEAAAMTEPLAVALQTVFDNMPEPSDKILVIGGGVIGNLVIQAVRTLCPDAGIALIEPAAHAAALAEELGQAEIIPFKAVYQTAAEFTGAAMYQPQLGQPVLMGGFDRIYDTVGNSATLNMGLRILGPFGTLSLVGIGSDVKLDLTPLWLKLQNIKGVYGYGRVTYQGETRHVFDLAMEFMNEGRIRTAPLVTHTFRLEDYREMIEVNLNKARHGAVKALVRFD; encoded by the coding sequence ATGAAAGCATTGCAGTTCAATGTAACTCCCCCCGGATTTATTGCAGCCAAGGCAATCAAGCCCATTTTCGGAAACAACGTCTATTTTAAGGGGCCGTTTAAAACCGTCCGTCTTGTGGAGATTCCCGAACCAGCCGCTCCCGCCGGACAATGGGTCAAGCTGAAAACCATCTTCTGCGGTTTTTGCGGCAGCGATCTGAATCTCATGATGCTCCATGACTCCCCCACTGCGTCGCCCTTTAGCTCTTTTCCCTGCATTATCGGACATGAGGTGGTTGGCAGGATCGTTGAAAAGGGCCCGGAGGCGACCCAATTTGAATTAGGGGATGTGGTTACGGTAAACCCGGGCCTTGGATGCACGGTTCGGAAACTGTCTCCCCAATGCGCCGTCTGTGCGGCAGGCCGTTCCCTAAATTGCGAAAATTCCGCCAAAGGCGGTTTGCCGCCCGGCATGTTCACGGGGCTCAATTCAGGGGTTACCGGGGGATTTGCTCCTTTTATCCGCGCCCATGAAAGTCAGCTTTTCAAGGTCCCGGACTCTCTTGGCATGGAGGCTGCGGCCATGACCGAACCCCTTGCCGTGGCGCTGCAGACCGTGTTTGACAATATGCCCGAACCTTCAGACAAAATTCTTGTGATCGGCGGGGGGGTCATCGGCAACCTGGTGATCCAGGCGGTCCGCACCCTTTGTCCTGACGCCGGCATCGCCCTGATAGAGCCTGCAGCCCATGCCGCAGCTCTGGCCGAGGAGTTGGGACAGGCTGAAATTATTCCTTTCAAGGCAGTGTACCAGACTGCGGCCGAATTCACCGGCGCCGCCATGTACCAGCCCCAGTTGGGCCAGCCGGTGCTCATGGGAGGATTTGACCGGATTTACGATACGGTTGGGAATTCAGCCACCCTGAACATGGGCCTGAGAATCCTTGGACCCTTTGGAACACTGAGCCTTGTGGGCATTGGCAGCGACGTTAAACTGGATCTGACCCCCTTATGGCTCAAGCTCCAGAACATCAAGGGGGTCTACGGTTACGGCCGGGTGACTTACCAGGGCGAAACCCGCCATGTATTTGACCTGGCTATGGAGTTCATGAATGAAGGAAGGATCCGGACAGCCCCCCTTGTGACCCACACGTTCAGGCTGGAAGATTATAGGGAAATGATTGAGGTGAACTTGAATAAAGCCCGGCATGGGGCCGTAAAGGCCCTGGTTCGGTTTGATTGA
- a CDS encoding RNA-directed DNA polymerase, which produces MLKLDDFLRRGFFPKELLPPFTTISFADALEGLGAVPEVTYQTSKCVRFSFSKYASLRRDISIPNPHPFCELAGLIVEHWDTLTAQWAKSSITRSAPVLSTVRAVEGASGFTNLPSTRAEVRSSGRFLLNADVSKFYHTIYTHSLPWALHGKANAKNNRRWSPKTGMPQLVGNGLDLWSRNLQDGQTIGLPVGPDTSFVLAEALLSAVDQLLMKEITDARGFRFVDDYEFVCDSLEKAEQILAVLQGALSEFELNLNPKKTTTTELPAALDTTWVNEFSGLEFAAEPQKMQRQLVRYFTDAFELARKFPGEPVLKYITARLPSDPPDNNTAILIQRLSLQAACVDSGTLQQTLLSFQEHRTRGKDIDLPALKRALDFITQRHAPLGHSSEVAWCIWAAGVFAIQLSKESAACIEEMKDDAVALTALDGIHKKVFESPPNINVWADLIKNFGLNEQHWLLVYESIGQGWLPSPGGNDPALEHQFFQHLRAKDVKFYDSTVNLNIPVPPIPNIY; this is translated from the coding sequence ATGCTGAAATTGGACGATTTTTTGAGAAGAGGATTTTTTCCCAAAGAACTGCTTCCCCCATTTACTACAATTTCTTTTGCTGATGCATTGGAAGGCCTTGGCGCGGTGCCTGAGGTTACTTATCAAACATCAAAATGCGTGCGATTTTCTTTTTCCAAGTACGCATCTCTTCGTCGTGATATATCTATCCCAAATCCACACCCATTTTGCGAGTTAGCAGGTCTTATTGTCGAGCATTGGGATACACTAACAGCACAATGGGCAAAATCTTCAATAACCCGTAGTGCGCCTGTATTGTCCACGGTTAGAGCCGTTGAAGGTGCCTCCGGTTTCACTAATCTCCCCAGCACCCGCGCTGAAGTTCGGTCTTCTGGGCGTTTTCTCCTTAATGCAGATGTATCAAAATTCTACCATACAATTTACACTCATAGTCTACCATGGGCATTACATGGCAAAGCCAATGCAAAGAATAATAGGCGTTGGTCGCCAAAGACCGGGATGCCTCAATTAGTCGGCAATGGGCTTGACCTTTGGTCGAGAAACCTGCAAGACGGCCAAACCATTGGTCTCCCGGTTGGCCCCGATACTTCTTTTGTTCTTGCTGAAGCACTGTTGTCTGCTGTTGATCAACTATTAATGAAAGAAATCACTGATGCCCGTGGATTTAGATTTGTAGATGATTATGAATTTGTTTGTGACAGCCTTGAAAAAGCTGAACAAATATTAGCTGTCCTTCAAGGTGCACTTTCAGAATTTGAGCTAAACTTGAACCCCAAAAAAACAACTACTACAGAACTTCCTGCAGCGTTAGACACAACTTGGGTAAATGAGTTTAGCGGGCTTGAATTTGCCGCTGAGCCACAAAAAATGCAACGTCAATTAGTTCGCTATTTCACTGATGCTTTCGAACTCGCTCGGAAGTTCCCTGGTGAGCCTGTTCTTAAGTATATTACAGCCAGACTGCCGAGCGACCCACCTGATAATAATACAGCCATACTGATACAGCGTCTGTCTTTGCAAGCTGCCTGTGTTGACTCTGGTACACTTCAGCAAACATTGCTTTCATTCCAAGAGCATAGAACCCGCGGCAAGGATATCGATCTGCCAGCATTAAAAAGAGCTTTAGACTTCATTACCCAAAGACATGCACCTCTAGGACATAGCAGCGAGGTTGCATGGTGCATCTGGGCTGCAGGCGTCTTTGCAATACAACTTTCCAAAGAGTCAGCGGCTTGTATAGAAGAGATGAAAGATGACGCTGTTGCATTGACCGCTCTGGACGGTATTCATAAAAAAGTATTTGAATCTCCTCCAAACATAAATGTGTGGGCAGATTTGATTAAAAATTTTGGTCTTAATGAACAGCATTGGTTGCTTGTATACGAGTCCATCGGTCAAGGTTGGCTTCCCTCTCCTGGTGGCAATGACCCAGCACTTGAACATCAATTCTTTCAGCACCTTCGAGCAAAAGATGTCAAATTCTATGATTCTACAGTCAATCTCAATATCCCAGTGCCTCCTATCCCAAATATATATTAA